A window of the Scyliorhinus torazame isolate Kashiwa2021f chromosome 12, sScyTor2.1, whole genome shotgun sequence genome harbors these coding sequences:
- the LOC140387191 gene encoding complement C1q tumor necrosis factor-related protein 3-like codes for MTDIGKINFQEIKDALDKIKGIDVLTNRIAILEEEVTALKKYVPSIIFHANVSDGRNPSAPQSYVIYDSVILNKGSAYCPLTGVFSAPLAGTYSFTYSLIGGTSSNNTSVYLMRNGSRQSYIHSILGGEQAQTGSMTTILSLDKGDQVWVELATGIAWSGTGAMCFEGVLLEAK; via the exons ATGACTGATATAGGGAAG ATAAACTTCCAGGAGATAAAGGACGCCTTGGATAAAATCAAAGGGATCGATGTCTTGACCAATCGGATCGCTATTTTGGAGGAAGAAGTGACTGCTCTAAAGAAAT ATGTGCCGAGCATCATTTTCCACGCAAATGTGTCCGACGGCAGGAACCCCAGTGCTCCGCAGAGCTACGTCATTTACGACTCGGTTATTCTCAACAAAGGTTCCGCTTACTGTCCCCTCACTGGGGTTTTCAGTGCCCCCCTGGCTGGCACCTACTCCTTCACATACTCACTGATCGGGGGCACATCGTCCAACAATACATCGGTTTACCTGATGAGAAACGGCTCAAGACAGAGTTATATTCACAGTATCCTGGGCGGGGAACAAGCCCAGACAGGGTCCATGACAACAATACTCTCCCTTGACAAAGGTGACCAGGTGTGGGTGGAACTGGCTACTGGGATAGCCTGGAGTGGAACCGGGGCCATGTGCTTTGAAGGAGTTCTCCTGGAGGCCAAGTAG